From Hermetia illucens chromosome 6, iHerIll2.2.curated.20191125, whole genome shotgun sequence, one genomic window encodes:
- the LOC119659671 gene encoding vacuolar protein sorting-associated protein 37C produces the protein MYQQYMSRAQASLSDLSSDELKELLNDDEKLESRVNEVIGPLDTEKETILSENRSLAEMNLAKEPKLLELKGIISELSEEGKTLCSSVQEKLTEIKSKSGNLNQDTALAKLEVAAMESEEESEKFVKGFLENEVSLESFLDQFMVSRKTMHLRKLKVEKMKEIMRNPRSSYTGGFFPANSIGAPYSITTGGVPYPLGPMPMPMPGIPRPF, from the exons ATGTATCAACAATATATGAGTCGGGCACAGGCGTCCCTCTCAGATTTATCCTCGGACGAACTGAAGGAGCTGTTGAACGACGATGAAAAGCTAGAAAGCCGCGTGAATGAAGTC ATCGGTCCCCTGGACactgaaaaagaaacaattctCAGCGAAAATAGGAGCTTAGCAGAAATGAATCTGGCGAAAGAGCCGAAACTGCTCGAGCTCAAAGGAATAATAAGTGAATTGTCGGAGGAAGGCAAGACTCTGTGCTCTTCGGTGCAAGAAAAATTGACGGAAATTA AGTCAAAATCAGGCAATTTAAATCAGGACACAGCTCTTGCGAAGTTAGAAGTGGCTGCGATGGAAAGTGAAGAAGAATCAGAGAAATTTGTAAAAGGCTTCTTGGAAAATGAAGTTTCACTGGAGTCATTTTTAGATCAATTTATGGTATCGAGAAAAACAATGCATCTCAGAAAATTGAAAGTTgaaaaaatgaaggaaattaTGCGAAATCCAAGAAGTTCATATACAGGTGGATTCTTCCCGGCAAATTCAATCGGTGCCCCGTATTCCATCACTACCGGTGGTGTACCGTATCCGTTGGGGCCTATGCCAATGCCAATGCCAGGAATTCCTAGGCCTTTTTGA